One window of Oreochromis niloticus isolate F11D_XX linkage group LG23, O_niloticus_UMD_NMBU, whole genome shotgun sequence genomic DNA carries:
- the bsg gene encoding basigin isoform X1: MNLLWAVTALLLSCWRADAFTAPHIRTEPSEVTNQTSAVLSCNLTDASIVSKGSHWTLNGKIIDTSKKDDDKHYTTLNLEKITHANSGKYECVFSTDPEVKQTIEVRTTPHVAAYKHSEHGNENDKVVLVCVSHGYPLPTDWLWFKQNNDGTQDSITNGTVKYEIKNTPNKTSLTINDLNIDSDLGHYICSGSNDLGVATDKVNLRVRSRLAALWPFLGIVAEVIILVTIIFIYEKRRKPDEVNDDDDSGSAPLKSNSNANHKDKNVRQRNSN, from the exons ATGAATTTATTGTGGGCTGTCACTGCCCTTCTGTTGAGCTGTTGGAGAGCCGATGCCTTCACAG CACCACACATCCGCACTGAACCTTCTGAAGTCACCAACCAAACCTCTGCTGTGCTCAGCTGCAACCTCACAGATGCCAGCATTGTCAGCAAGGGCTCCCACTGGACTCTTAATGGCAAAATCATTGACACCTCCAAAAAGGATGACGACAAACATTACACTACATTAAA TTTGGAGAAGATCACTCATGCCAATAGTGGAAAGTATGAATGCGTGTTCTCGACTGATCCAGAGGTGAAGCAGACCATTGAAGTCAGAA CAACTCCCCATGTCGCTGCCTACAAGCACTCTGAGCACGGCAATGAAAATGACAAAGTTGTGCTGGTCTGTGTGAGTCATGGATATCCATTACCTACTGATTGGCTCTGGTTCAAACAGAACAACGATGGAACCCAAGAT AGTATCACCAATGGAACTGTCAAATATGAGATCAAGAATACCCCCAACAAGACCAGTCTGACCATTAACGACCTGAACATCGACAGTGACCTCGGGCACTACATTTGCTCTGGAAGTAACGACCTCGGCGTAGCTACTGACAAAGTCAACCTGCGTGTCCGCAGTCGCTTGGCTGCTCTCTGGCCCTTTCTTGGCATCGTGGCAGAGGTCATCATCCTTGTCACGATAATCTTTATCTATGAGAAGAGGAGAAAGCCCGATGAGGTCAATGACG ATGATGACTCAGGATCTGCTCCTCT GAAGAGCAATTCTAATGCAAACCACAAAGACAAGAATGTGAGGCAAAGGAACTCTAACTAA
- the bsg gene encoding basigin isoform X2, whose product MNLLWAVTALLLSCWRADAFTAPHIRTEPSEVTNQTSAVLSCNLTDASIVSKGSHWTLNGKIIDTSKKDDDKHYTTLNLEKITHANSGKYECVFSTDPEVKQTIEVRTTPHVAAYKHSEHGNENDKVVLVCVSHGYPLPTDWLWFKQNNDGTQDSITNGTVKYEIKNTPNKTSLTINDLNIDSDLGHYICSGSNDLGVATDKVNLRVRSRLAALWPFLGIVAEVIILVTIIFIYEKRRKPDEVNDGSAPLKSNSNANHKDKNVRQRNSN is encoded by the exons ATGAATTTATTGTGGGCTGTCACTGCCCTTCTGTTGAGCTGTTGGAGAGCCGATGCCTTCACAG CACCACACATCCGCACTGAACCTTCTGAAGTCACCAACCAAACCTCTGCTGTGCTCAGCTGCAACCTCACAGATGCCAGCATTGTCAGCAAGGGCTCCCACTGGACTCTTAATGGCAAAATCATTGACACCTCCAAAAAGGATGACGACAAACATTACACTACATTAAA TTTGGAGAAGATCACTCATGCCAATAGTGGAAAGTATGAATGCGTGTTCTCGACTGATCCAGAGGTGAAGCAGACCATTGAAGTCAGAA CAACTCCCCATGTCGCTGCCTACAAGCACTCTGAGCACGGCAATGAAAATGACAAAGTTGTGCTGGTCTGTGTGAGTCATGGATATCCATTACCTACTGATTGGCTCTGGTTCAAACAGAACAACGATGGAACCCAAGAT AGTATCACCAATGGAACTGTCAAATATGAGATCAAGAATACCCCCAACAAGACCAGTCTGACCATTAACGACCTGAACATCGACAGTGACCTCGGGCACTACATTTGCTCTGGAAGTAACGACCTCGGCGTAGCTACTGACAAAGTCAACCTGCGTGTCCGCAGTCGCTTGGCTGCTCTCTGGCCCTTTCTTGGCATCGTGGCAGAGGTCATCATCCTTGTCACGATAATCTTTATCTATGAGAAGAGGAGAAAGCCCGATGAGGTCAATGACG GATCTGCTCCTCT GAAGAGCAATTCTAATGCAAACCACAAAGACAAGAATGTGAGGCAAAGGAACTCTAACTAA